One window of Aricia agestis chromosome 20, ilAriAges1.1, whole genome shotgun sequence genomic DNA carries:
- the LOC121737298 gene encoding general odorant-binding protein 1-like produces MKKLSIGFTKVINECREELDAGEHIIKDIENYWREEYALLNRDFGCMVMCMAGKHDMLNDGGTGIHHDSATEFAKKHGADEDVAKQVATMILDCEKQFLEMSDTCMRALETSKCFRTKIHELKWAPSMEEILEEVMSEV; encoded by the exons ATGAAGAAGCTATCGATTGGTTTCACCAAGGTTATCAACGAATGTAGAGAAGag CTGGACGCCGGCGAGCACATAATCAAGGACATCGAGAACTACTGGCGGGAGGAGTACGCCCTCCTCAACCGGGACTTCGGCTGCATGGTGATGTGCATGGCGGGGAAACACGACATGCTGAATGATGGCGGCACCGGCATACACCATGACAGCGCGACCGAGTTCGCCAAGAAACATGGGGCTG ACGAAGATGTGGCGAAGCAGGTGGCAACGATGATCTTGGACTGCGAGAAGCAGTTCTTAGAGATGAGCGACACGTGCATGCGGGCGCTGGAGACGTCCAAGTGCTTCCGCACCAAGATCCACGAGCTCAAGTGGGCACCCAGCATGGAGGAGATCCTAGAGGAAGTTATGTCCGAG GTATAA
- the LOC121737297 gene encoding general odorant-binding protein 1-like, producing MGLRVVYLVVMAAVLVVVTPTQEVMKKLTIGFGRALSECRSELNMGDHIMQDFTNYWKEDYQLLNREFGCMVLCMASKHNLLTEDGLHHDNAHEFAKKHGADDDTAKQLVTMLHECDKNPNAPSDDDCMRALEVSKCFKTKIHELKWAPSMEEIIEEIMTDVKPE from the exons ATGGGTCTGCGCGTGGTGTACCTCGTGGTGATGGCGGCTGTTCTGGTGGTGGTCACACCCACGCAGGAGGTGATGAAGAAGCTCACTATCGGCTTCGGGAGAGCTCTGAGCGAGTGTCGGTCTGAG CTGAACATGGGCGACCACATAATGCAGGACTTCACCAACTACTGGAAGGAGGACTACCAGCTGCTGAACCGCGAGTTCGGCTGCATGGTGCTGTGCATGGCGTCCAAACACAACCTGCTGACCGAGGACGGCCTGCATCACGACAACGCGCACGAGTTCGCCAAGAAACATGGCGCTG ACGACGACACAGCTAAACAGCTAGTGACCATGCTACACGAATGCGACAAGAACCCCAACGCGCCCTCCGATGACGACTGCATGCGCGCCCTGGAGGTCTCCAAGTGCTTCAAGACCAAGATCCACGAGCTGAAGTGGGCGCCCAGCATGGAGGAGATCATCGAAGAGATTATGACTGAT GTAAAACCAGAATAA